In Podospora pseudopauciseta strain CBS 411.78 chromosome 3, whole genome shotgun sequence, one genomic interval encodes:
- the FAE1A gene encoding Feruloyl esterase B (COG:O; EggNog:ENOG503NXWW; CAZy:CE1) produces the protein MMFKSLFGFAAMAQTAFGASLQQVQNFGNNPTRIQMYIYVPDRVATNPAIIVALHPCGGTGQQWFSGTRLPSFADQNGFILIYPSTPNQSNCWDVHNPASLTHNGGGDAGGIISMVNYTLDRYNGNREKVYVMGFSSGGMMTNVMAGSYPEVFEAGAAYSGTAHACFAGAGGATPFSPNQTCAQGLQKTPEQWGAFVRNSYPGYNGRRPRMMITHGNADTLVRPQCATEALKQWSNVLGVSLTRQVQGVPSSQFTQHIYGDGTKLQGFFGNGVGHAPSVDEQTLLRFFGLIA, from the exons ACAGGTCCAAAACTTTGGCAACAATCCCACCAGAATCCAGATGTACATCTACGTCCCGGATCGCGTGGCCACCAACCCTGCCATCATTGTGGCG CTTCATCCTTGCGGAGGTACTGGCCAGCAGTGGTTCAGCGGCACCAGACTGCCTTCGTTCGCCGACCAAAACggcttcatcctcatctACCCTAGCACCCCGAACCAGAGCAACTGCTGGGATGTCCACAACCCTGCCAGTCTTACCCACAATGGAGGCGGCGATGCGGGTGGCATCATCTCCATGGTCAACTACACTCTTGACCGGTACAACGGCAACCGGGAGAAGGTCTATGTCATGGGCTTCTCCAGCGGTGGCATGATGACCAACGTGATGGCTGGTTCCTACCCCGAGGTGTTCGAGGCTGGTGCTGCCTACTCTGGCACCGCCCACGCCTGCTTCGCTG GTGCCGGTGGAGCTACCCCCTTCAGCCCCAACCAGACCTGTGCCCAGGGTCTCCAAAAGACTCCCGAGCAGTGGGGCGCCTTTGTCCGCAACTCGTACCCAGGATACAACGGCCGTCGTCCCCGTATGATGATTACCCACGGAAACGCCGATACTCTTGTTCGCCCGCAATGCGCCACTGAGGCGTTGAAGCAGTGGTCAAACGTCCTTGGCGTATCGCTCACCCGCCAGGTCCAAGGTGTTCCCTCATCGCAATTCACTCAGCACATCTATGGCGACGGTACTAAGCTCCAGGGCTTCTTTGGCAATGGTGTTGGACATGCTCCCTCTGTCGACGAGCAGACCCTGTTGAGATTCTTCGGCTTGATCGCCTAG